In the genome of Nocardioides seonyuensis, one region contains:
- a CDS encoding Gfo/Idh/MocA family protein, whose translation MVNVGIIGLGKMGMSHYSIINAHDSVKVTGVCDSSGYVLDVLHKYTGAATFTDFEKMLDSTAVEAVVISTPSRLHAPMVRTCLERGLHVFCEKPFCLDPVDSRALAEFAVQRGLVTQVGYHNRFVGAFGEVKRLLESGAIGKVSHALAEAYGPVVLKPKGGTWRSKKDEGGGALYDYAAHPLDLLTWYFGQPDHISGTVLGHVFSAETEDEVFTSLTWANGPSGQLSVSWSDESQRKMTTKVTIWGTNGRINVDRQECQVYLRDASKAPPGYGPGWNVRYTTELTEEVDFYVRGEEYSAQLNAWVKRIESGEVRGVGDFVDAAGTDEVLAAIARSKGGVPEEVGILTPRVGQTDAFPGFLSRLRNRLRARRSVRNVGRG comes from the coding sequence GTGGTCAACGTAGGGATCATCGGACTCGGGAAGATGGGGATGTCCCATTACTCGATCATCAATGCCCATGACTCCGTCAAGGTCACGGGGGTTTGTGACTCGAGCGGCTACGTCCTCGACGTCCTCCACAAGTACACCGGTGCCGCGACGTTCACCGACTTCGAGAAGATGCTCGACTCAACCGCTGTGGAGGCGGTGGTGATCTCTACTCCATCGCGGCTCCACGCGCCCATGGTGCGCACTTGTCTCGAGCGCGGGCTGCACGTGTTCTGCGAGAAGCCGTTTTGCTTGGACCCGGTCGACTCGAGGGCGCTGGCGGAGTTCGCCGTCCAGCGCGGGCTCGTCACCCAGGTTGGCTACCACAATCGATTCGTCGGGGCCTTCGGCGAGGTCAAGCGGCTCCTGGAGTCGGGGGCAATCGGCAAGGTGTCTCACGCGCTCGCGGAGGCCTATGGCCCGGTCGTGCTCAAGCCCAAGGGCGGCACATGGCGCAGCAAGAAGGACGAGGGTGGTGGGGCTCTTTACGACTACGCGGCGCACCCGCTCGATCTGCTCACTTGGTACTTCGGGCAGCCCGACCACATCAGTGGGACCGTGCTCGGCCATGTCTTTTCCGCCGAAACCGAGGACGAGGTCTTCACCAGCCTCACGTGGGCTAATGGGCCGAGCGGGCAGCTCTCGGTCAGCTGGTCGGATGAGTCCCAGCGGAAGATGACTACCAAGGTGACCATCTGGGGTACCAACGGGCGGATCAACGTCGACCGGCAGGAGTGCCAAGTCTATTTACGCGACGCCTCGAAAGCACCTCCGGGTTATGGCCCGGGATGGAATGTGCGCTACACCACCGAGCTGACTGAGGAGGTGGACTTCTATGTCCGCGGCGAGGAGTACTCCGCTCAGCTCAATGCCTGGGTCAAGCGGATCGAGAGTGGCGAGGTGCGGGGAGTCGGCGACTTCGTCGACGCCGCAGGCACCGACGAGGTCCTCGCCGCTATCGCGCGGAGCAAGGGCGGCGTGCCGGAAGAGGTGGGGATCCTAACCCCGCGGGTTGGGCAAACGGATGCGTTTCCTGGCTTCCTGTCGCGGCTGCGGAATCGCCTGCGTGCGCGTCGCTCGGTTCGCAACGTTGGAAGGGGCTGA